In Lolium rigidum isolate FL_2022 chromosome 7, APGP_CSIRO_Lrig_0.1, whole genome shotgun sequence, the DNA window GGGAAGGGTTTTCATTCACTGTCAAGTCAAATTAATTTGCAACGGGAAACTGGATTAGAAACTAGTTAGAGTGTGGATTCAGTGTCCCAAGATCAAACTACATCGAAGTGGCCTTGATATCAAAGAACAATGAAATATACTGTACTACTTAGTGCTGCATGATAGGCTAATATAGTGTGGTAGCATCCAACACACATGATCTttttcatcctctgtgaacagggAATGATTTATTGCAGTTAAGGCTAAGAGAGCCATATACATGACTAGAATCAAAAGAAGATGATGGCTAATTAATTGGTATGAATAGCAGTGAATTGGTCATACCAGCGAGTCGTCGAGCGTGGCGAGGAGGATGAATTTGCCATTTGGCGAGAACATTGAGCAGGAAACCGATGGCTTCTTGTCATCGATGACCGTCTTGAGACAGGCCCCGGTGCCCGCATCCCAAATCTTGCAGCTCCCGTCGTGGCTTCCGGACACGATGATGGAGCCGTCCCGGATGAAGTGGACGGAGGTGACGGGGTCGGAGTGCGCGTCAATGGCGCGGGTGCAGCGGCCGGTCTTGACGTCCCAGATGCGCACGGTGCAGTCGAAGCCGCCCGAGGCGACCTGGGAGCTGGTCTGCGGGTTGAAGTTGGCGCTGAAGACGAAGTTGGTGTGTCCCTTGAGGACGCGGATGCAGCGGTCGACGGCGGGGTCGGCGGGCTTGGGGccggagaggacggagcggatgtCCCAGATGCGGAGGGTGCGGTCGTCGGAGGCGGAGCAGAGGTAGAAGGAGTCGGTGGACCAGGAGAGGTCGGAGACGCCGTGGGTGTGGCCGCGCAGGGTGGCGATGGCGGCGAGCGAGGAGGGGGAGAGGAGGGCGACGGTGCCGTCGAGGGAGGCGGTGGCCAGGAGGCGGCCGCAGGGGGAGAAGCGCACGCAGGAGATGGCGCGGGCGTGCGGGGTCGCCGCGCGCGCCTGCCGGTACGGGCGGtagggcggcggctgcggcggcggcgccccggaagaCATGGCCGGACGGCACCAGGACGCGATTGGGAAAGGGGAGAAATGGCCGCAGGACCCGCTGCCTGGTTTGTCCCAAGTGAAGTGGCAAGTGACCGTTTGTCCCCGAACCATCGCGAAATACCTCATCAAACATTTTGGGTGATCTGCTGGAGAAATTTTTACATGAGAAAATTGCACAAAGCAGCCACTTCTGGGAATGGCATAAACCAGTGACCTTAGAGGTCATCTGTTGCAAATAGTATCTATAATGAACTGgtaataactactatattaaacttTAACAAACTTCTTTTTTCTCATAATTTTGGGTTTACTTTTTACCCTTGTCCTGCTGACACGTGTTTTCACCCGTCCTGTTATTATTTGGTGTGCAGTTTTGGAGGCGTCTTGCAATTTTCATCTGCTTTATCACGGTTTAGTTGTTCCCATGGTGATGCTATATGTTTTCCGCGTGGGTGAGCATAGCCTATTCTTTTCTGGACCGCTGTTCAGTTTGGGTGACCCCAGTTTTAATTTTTGTCTCGCATTGCCGCACCGCTTTGACCCGCGCGTTCGGACCGCGTGTCCAGCTCGAGTCCCACGCGTCATGCcctcccctcatcttcttcttcccagaGCCCCTCCACGGCTCCACCCATCCCCCTGCCTGTTAGGTCCTCCGACGCCGTGGTCGCCACTTGGGGATCCCGTCGCCCCCCACCACGGTAGCTCGCCTCCTGGACGGTGGGCCGGTGGCCCTTAAACCGGCCCGTATGGTTCGCCGTCTGTGCGAACGATGACCACCGGTGCCGGTGGATGCTCCAGATCAGGAGAACTGCATTGCCTCGGGGCCCGCTCTGCTGCCACCAACGACGCCATGGGCAAGTTGGAGAGCAAGGGATAGCGGCAGTGGAGAGATCCCGCGGCAAGAGTGGGCCAGAGGCGCACAAACAGAGAGGGTCCCGGTGGCGGC includes these proteins:
- the LOC124672725 gene encoding COMPASS-like H3K4 histone methylase component WDR5B, which produces MSSGAPPPQPPPYRPYRQARAATPHARAISCVRFSPCGRLLATASLDGTVALLSPSSLAAIATLRGHTHGVSDLSWSTDSFYLCSASDDRTLRIWDIRSVLSGPKPADPAVDRCIRVLKGHTNFVFSANFNPQTSSQVASGGFDCTVRIWDVKTGRCTRAIDAHSDPVTSVHFIRDGSIIVSGSHDGSCKIWDAGTGACLKTVIDDKKPSVSCSMFSPNGKFILLATLDDSLKLCNYATGKFLKVYSGHANKVYCIQSAFSVTNGKYIVSGSEDNCVYIWDLQGKNILQKMEGHTDAVISVSCHPTENKIASGSLDNDKTVRLWVQDG